In Vibrio celticus, one genomic interval encodes:
- a CDS encoding DUF2913 family protein, which produces MSKYYIEIQKLVNDALGELYALHKSGKAIDAPIANNLYLVRWVTKAIKSQAYDRVIVPDLVRWQKQGRSKGNNSDLTFTFKRISAFYRRFFPEGEEPKVLKDSDVEAFMDKMYEMGWSVSSEDELTTGGKIQFFTDGEHSFALCGKQCDDSFDGELMVKPMNWFVRGNHAEFIQAAMEAGFMLHKVTDYKSAVKYHGEYIVYPANQGNQLAEIPISVIG; this is translated from the coding sequence ATGTCAAAATACTATATTGAAATTCAGAAGTTAGTGAACGATGCGCTGGGCGAGCTGTATGCTCTGCATAAGTCTGGCAAAGCGATCGACGCGCCTATCGCGAACAACCTTTATCTTGTTCGTTGGGTAACAAAAGCGATTAAATCTCAAGCTTATGATCGCGTGATTGTGCCTGACTTAGTTCGCTGGCAGAAACAGGGTCGCTCAAAAGGCAATAACTCTGATTTAACTTTTACCTTTAAACGCATTTCTGCATTTTACAGACGTTTTTTCCCTGAAGGCGAAGAGCCTAAAGTGCTAAAAGACAGTGATGTTGAAGCGTTCATGGACAAAATGTACGAGATGGGTTGGAGCGTATCGAGTGAAGATGAGCTAACGACTGGCGGCAAGATTCAATTCTTCACCGATGGTGAGCACTCTTTTGCTTTGTGTGGCAAACAGTGTGACGACTCTTTCGACGGTGAGTTGATGGTTAAGCCGATGAACTGGTTTGTTCGTGGTAACCACGCAGAGTTCATCCAAGCGGCGATGGAAGCGGGTTTCATGCTTCACAAAGTAACGGACTATAAGTCTGCGGTGAAGTATCACGGTGAATACATCGTTTACCCTGCTAACCAAGGCAACCAATTGGCTGAGATCCCAATTAGCGTTATCGGCTAG
- a CDS encoding DUF2867 domain-containing protein, with translation MKKVLVLGASGYVGSQLLPLLLEQGYQVTAAARHIDYLKARTEPHENLSLEYLDLADQAATQALVPDFDLIFFLVHGMAEGHDFIDYELNLARNFVSALGPKNQHVIYLSSLQPQTGDSEHLQARKKTGELLRKGPVPVTELQAGVIIGPGSAAFEIMRDFVYNLPIMIAPKWVDSKANPIALQNLNHYLLKLAQDTPSESQTFEVGGPDIVSYRNQFAHIAKTADRPLRLWATSLLTPKIASYWLGVVTSVPSNIGRALLAGLKHDFIASSTIIREKYPQKLISFENMVEQAIHAEGNFVKSNVWGFDKTAFKRWQAGYGYYPKKTGASITSSASLESLWHVAQQIGSPKQGYFFANTLWRTREWLDVLFGGGVPVRQMPEGPNLKVGDKIDSWKVIRCEENQFLSLLFGMKGPGLGRLEITVSDLGDSRELNISAWWHPKGFLGLLYWFAMMPAHLFIFKGMVKAIEKQAKEQD, from the coding sequence ATGAAGAAAGTACTGGTTTTAGGCGCTTCTGGATATGTTGGTTCGCAACTCCTCCCTCTCCTGCTTGAGCAAGGCTATCAAGTCACGGCAGCAGCAAGGCATATCGACTATTTAAAGGCACGGACCGAGCCTCACGAAAACTTATCGCTTGAGTATCTTGATCTGGCCGATCAAGCTGCGACACAAGCCTTAGTCCCCGACTTTGATCTTATCTTCTTTCTCGTCCATGGCATGGCAGAAGGCCACGACTTTATCGATTATGAGCTGAACTTAGCCCGTAACTTTGTTTCGGCTCTTGGCCCAAAGAATCAACACGTCATCTACCTGAGCTCTTTACAGCCTCAGACAGGTGATTCAGAGCATCTTCAAGCGAGAAAGAAAACCGGCGAATTGCTTCGTAAAGGGCCTGTACCCGTTACCGAACTTCAAGCTGGCGTGATCATTGGCCCAGGATCTGCGGCATTCGAGATCATGCGAGATTTCGTGTACAACTTGCCGATTATGATTGCGCCAAAATGGGTTGACTCTAAAGCCAACCCGATTGCTTTGCAGAACCTGAACCACTATTTACTAAAACTCGCACAAGACACGCCTAGCGAAAGCCAAACCTTTGAGGTTGGCGGGCCGGATATTGTCTCTTACCGAAACCAATTTGCTCATATTGCCAAAACCGCCGATCGTCCACTCAGACTATGGGCGACATCGCTACTGACACCAAAGATTGCTTCATATTGGTTAGGTGTGGTGACTTCTGTACCGTCTAACATAGGTAGAGCACTACTTGCAGGCTTAAAGCACGACTTCATCGCCAGTTCGACCATCATTAGAGAAAAGTACCCTCAGAAGCTTATCTCGTTCGAAAATATGGTTGAACAAGCCATTCACGCTGAAGGAAACTTTGTCAAAAGCAATGTATGGGGCTTTGATAAAACCGCATTCAAACGCTGGCAAGCTGGGTATGGCTATTACCCGAAGAAAACAGGCGCAAGTATCACCTCAAGCGCTTCATTGGAATCGCTTTGGCATGTTGCTCAGCAAATCGGAAGCCCGAAGCAAGGTTACTTCTTTGCTAACACTTTATGGCGCACACGCGAATGGTTGGATGTTCTTTTCGGTGGCGGTGTACCGGTTCGACAAATGCCAGAAGGGCCCAACCTAAAAGTCGGTGACAAAATCGATTCATGGAAGGTCATTCGCTGTGAAGAGAATCAGTTTTTATCCCTGCTTTTCGGTATGAAAGGCCCCGGTTTAGGGCGACTCGAGATTACCGTCTCTGACCTCGGAGACTCTCGCGAGCTGAACATTTCAGCGTGGTGGCACCCTAAAGGCTTTCTAGGGTTACTGTATTGGTTTGCGATGATGCCTGCTCACCTATTTATCTTTAAAGGCATGGTAAAGGCGATTGAGAAGCAAGCTAAAGAGCAGGATTAA
- a CDS encoding MATE family efflux transporter has protein sequence MLLSSIIHHTRGDFVRRLIAIALPITLQSIMFSSRGLVDVLMLGQLGEADIAAVGVASRAMFVTTIMLVGVTTGGALLTAQYWGAGNRQGVRESTALTWLVSTLFALLTIAFFVSFPAQIMGVTTDSQEVINLGVEYIVITSFSMLAVSCVSSMAVGLRAMHKPGLSTFFSGIGILSNVFLNWVLIFGNLGFPALGIKGAAIATVLSGAIEVATLFGYLYFSKHLLAFKFCDIKAAASIDKVIRFLKLSLPTTFNFLAWAGGLFAYHAIMGQSGVQGLAALSVMTPVESISLSLLIGLSNAAAVLVGNQLGAKNNEAVYYQALGLTILCFLTSIVVAVFLYFVQTPILNAFSALTEETRALSEKFILILSVGIVIRSVPLTVIVGVLRAGGDVKFCLYQDLIAQWVIGIPLAAIAAIYLKFPPEWVYLLFLTEEVLKWGGSLYRMKTRKWIKNLIGS, from the coding sequence ATGTTGCTCTCTTCAATTATTCATCACACACGAGGTGATTTTGTTCGCAGGCTTATTGCGATTGCACTGCCTATCACCTTGCAGAGCATTATGTTTTCAAGCCGAGGCTTGGTGGATGTATTGATGTTGGGCCAACTTGGCGAAGCAGACATTGCAGCTGTGGGTGTGGCGAGCCGAGCAATGTTCGTGACGACCATAATGCTGGTGGGTGTTACCACGGGCGGTGCTCTTCTTACTGCTCAATATTGGGGGGCGGGTAACAGACAAGGTGTCAGAGAAAGTACCGCACTGACGTGGCTGGTTTCGACACTGTTTGCGTTACTGACCATTGCATTTTTCGTTTCATTTCCTGCACAAATCATGGGCGTGACGACCGACTCTCAAGAGGTCATCAACTTAGGCGTTGAATACATCGTAATTACCTCTTTTAGCATGCTAGCGGTATCGTGTGTCAGCAGTATGGCTGTAGGTTTGAGAGCGATGCACAAACCCGGGCTAAGCACCTTCTTCAGCGGTATCGGCATCCTGTCTAACGTGTTCTTAAACTGGGTGCTGATCTTCGGTAACTTAGGCTTTCCTGCGCTTGGAATCAAAGGTGCGGCGATTGCGACGGTACTGAGTGGCGCGATTGAAGTGGCGACTTTATTTGGTTATCTCTATTTCTCTAAGCATTTGTTAGCTTTTAAGTTCTGCGATATTAAAGCGGCAGCTTCGATCGATAAGGTGATTCGCTTCTTGAAGCTGTCTCTGCCGACCACGTTTAACTTCTTAGCATGGGCGGGGGGGTTGTTTGCTTACCACGCGATCATGGGACAATCGGGCGTTCAAGGTCTGGCTGCGCTGTCAGTAATGACGCCGGTTGAGTCTATCTCATTGAGTTTATTGATTGGTCTATCGAATGCGGCAGCGGTTCTAGTGGGTAACCAGCTTGGCGCGAAAAATAATGAAGCGGTTTACTATCAAGCACTTGGCTTAACAATTCTGTGTTTCTTAACCAGTATCGTTGTAGCCGTTTTTCTCTACTTCGTTCAAACGCCAATACTTAATGCCTTCAGCGCATTGACGGAAGAAACCAGAGCCCTCTCAGAGAAATTCATTCTGATCCTCAGTGTGGGTATTGTCATTCGCTCGGTGCCATTGACTGTGATCGTTGGGGTGTTGAGAGCGGGTGGTGATGTGAAGTTTTGCCTCTATCAAGATTTGATTGCTCAGTGGGTGATCGGTATCCCATTGGCAGCCATTGCGGCTATTTATTTAAAGTTTCCACCGGAATGGGTATATCTGCTTTTTCTAACGGAAGAAGTCCTCAAGTGGGGCGGGTCGCTATATCGCATGAAAACAAGAAAATGGATTAAAAACTTGATAGGAAGTTGA